The following coding sequences lie in one Haladaptatus sp. DJG-WS-42 genomic window:
- a CDS encoding dolichyl-phosphate hexose transferase, translating into MSTHEAEAFTFDDLAVVMGSYNEADAIAAVCRDINDVTDERAEIVCVDGSSDRTPEIAREHGATVVEQEPQGYGIAVKEAVETPDRPVVVTTDCDDTYPMARLPDFLDKINEGYDVVSGDRLYYGADAMPAFNRFGNEAFALLASTLMGKRVHDTTTGMRAYRRDVIQQIEWTENTGLSAELLMRPLMRDYRIYELPIEYHERAGETKLDPLSGGAAIAKSIVKVAAEEHLR; encoded by the coding sequence ATGAGTACACACGAAGCCGAGGCGTTCACCTTCGACGACCTCGCCGTTGTGATGGGATCGTACAACGAAGCTGACGCGATTGCGGCGGTCTGTCGCGACATCAACGACGTCACCGACGAACGAGCGGAAATCGTCTGCGTCGACGGTTCGTCAGACCGTACCCCTGAAATCGCCCGCGAACACGGCGCAACCGTCGTCGAACAGGAGCCACAGGGCTACGGCATCGCCGTGAAAGAAGCGGTCGAAACGCCAGACAGGCCCGTCGTCGTCACAACCGACTGCGACGACACGTACCCAATGGCCAGATTACCGGACTTCCTCGACAAAATCAACGAGGGCTACGACGTGGTCAGCGGCGACCGCCTCTACTACGGCGCAGACGCGATGCCCGCGTTCAATCGCTTTGGCAATGAGGCGTTCGCGCTGCTCGCAAGTACGCTCATGGGAAAGCGCGTCCACGATACGACGACTGGCATGCGCGCCTACCGCCGCGACGTGATTCAGCAAATCGAGTGGACCGAGAACACCGGCCTCTCCGCAGAACTGCTGATGCGCCCGCTCATGCGCGACTACCGAATCTACGAGCTGCCCATCGAGTACCACGAACGCGCAGGCGAGACGAAGCTAGACCCACTCTCTGGCGGGGCAGCGATTGCAAAATCCATCGTCAAGGTCGCGGCCGAAGAACACCTGCGGTAA
- a CDS encoding ABC transporter ATP-binding protein, which produces MSNSDFAPRNISVDEPLDEPSDRAVLTLNDVGKSFGSERVLDYLSFSVREGEILTLLGPSGCGKTTTLRLIAGLARPDDGTIRLNDTVVAGNGGFLEPEERGIGVVFQEFALFPHLTAAENIAFGLKDMPKAAREKRVEELLHLVGLTTHRESTPDQLSGGQQQRVALARSLAPEPEILLLDEPFSNLDVDLRVEMREEVRRIIKEAGVTAISVTHDQEEAFSISDRVAVMNDGKLEQIGSPEQVFQHPESRFVAGFLGHASFLSGTVSGDSVETGIGTIPRDQIHGLVTEYDETEIDVLVRPDDLVARPASESQAGGHIVYRRYLGPTVLYRVELETGDVLECMHNHDARVSLGMPVTVSLAADHDLAWFPPDSRWRVDSPADD; this is translated from the coding sequence ATGTCAAATAGCGATTTTGCACCAAGAAATATCTCAGTCGATGAACCACTCGATGAACCTTCAGACCGGGCCGTGCTCACACTCAATGACGTGGGCAAGTCCTTCGGCAGCGAGCGCGTCTTAGACTACCTGTCGTTTTCCGTCCGCGAAGGCGAAATCCTCACCCTACTTGGCCCGTCGGGGTGTGGGAAGACGACAACGCTCCGCCTCATTGCTGGACTCGCCCGCCCGGACGACGGGACGATTCGTTTAAACGACACGGTCGTCGCTGGAAACGGCGGATTCCTCGAACCCGAAGAGCGCGGCATTGGCGTCGTGTTCCAAGAGTTCGCCCTCTTTCCCCACCTCACCGCCGCAGAGAACATCGCCTTCGGCCTCAAGGACATGCCGAAAGCGGCGCGCGAGAAGCGTGTCGAGGAACTCCTCCACCTCGTTGGCCTCACCACCCACCGCGAGAGCACGCCAGACCAGCTTTCAGGCGGGCAACAACAGCGGGTCGCCCTCGCGCGCTCGCTCGCCCCCGAACCAGAAATCCTCCTCTTAGACGAGCCGTTTTCGAACTTAGACGTAGACCTCCGTGTCGAGATGCGCGAGGAAGTCCGACGCATCATCAAAGAGGCGGGCGTCACTGCGATTTCGGTCACCCACGACCAGGAAGAGGCCTTTTCCATCTCAGACCGCGTTGCGGTGATGAACGACGGGAAACTCGAACAGATCGGCAGCCCTGAACAGGTGTTCCAGCACCCAGAGTCGCGGTTCGTCGCGGGCTTCCTTGGCCACGCGAGTTTCCTCTCTGGAACCGTCTCCGGCGACAGCGTCGAGACGGGTATCGGGACGATTCCACGTGACCAAATCCACGGCCTCGTCACGGAGTACGACGAGACGGAAATCGACGTGCTCGTACGTCCCGACGACCTCGTCGCCCGGCCAGCGAGCGAATCGCAGGCGGGCGGTCATATCGTCTACCGTCGCTACCTTGGGCCAACAGTGCTATATCGGGTGGAACTCGAAACGGGAGACGTACTTGAGTGTATGCATAATCACGATGCCCGCGTCTCTCTCGGGATGCCGGTAACCGTCTCGCTCGCGGCTGACCACGACCTCGCGTGGTTCCCACCTGACAGCCGCTGGAGGGTCGATAGTCCGGCGGATGACTAA
- a CDS encoding glycosyltransferase family 39 protein: MTNREPRTQSPHDTTPADDSQPDAPPGKYADASELKRAVLTSLALALLSALVGVVIFAIATDLFPYHSSNHDEGVYLQQAQLLLSGELWFATPLPDAFRPWFFVQDGFRLYPKYAPVPAAMFAVGMALGEPRISLALIAVGSAVLVALLTREAFDTRTSFVAIVVLLASPLFLISSSVFLPYAPTFFLNLLFAFGYVRAIRRRSYAYAALAGVAIGLAFFSRPFTAMLFAAPFIFHAISTIGVSLPAGEPLLTVTFRNAVIGVLGGAGVALALAYNAHVTGSPFIFPFEAFAPLDGIGFGRKELLGYERIYSPSLAIEANAHVLWEFATRWLPAGILGTALVALGVGSSVGRDDISVNPWSLTDGTLRWMLAALFVSITAGNVFFWGNLNILGRMDTPTDGLIAQFGPFYHFDLLLPIAVFGAAGALFIADLARETVRSRFDAKTARAVLLTALVICVPVVASAEMAVLADPVSENRGYTERYESAYEPFETQQFDNALVFVATPYGDWLNHPFQSLRNQPHLDGNAVYAIDSAPEDDFAVIGRYTDRNLYRYTFRGDWTADPEPVTPAIQPLAVRNGSAHRLQTAVGVVTAAESATVRLESDGEVVQYAYEGELNGTLALNWTITPENASIQNEQLRRFGGGENNTVALADTDEVVLSVTFVQPGGSTVTYRQAVSIAADPKKDSVKLIWPPEKRVCRLQANCGYEGTYLPGADDYIAGVSFETNATSA; encoded by the coding sequence ATGACTAACCGGGAGCCCCGAACCCAGTCCCCCCACGATACGACACCAGCCGACGATTCCCAACCCGATGCGCCCCCAGGGAAGTACGCAGATGCGTCCGAACTGAAACGGGCCGTCCTCACGTCCCTCGCACTCGCCCTCCTCAGTGCGCTCGTCGGCGTCGTCATCTTCGCCATCGCCACAGACCTGTTTCCGTACCACTCGTCGAACCACGACGAAGGTGTGTATCTCCAACAGGCGCAGCTCCTGCTCTCTGGCGAACTCTGGTTCGCCACCCCGCTGCCTGACGCCTTCCGCCCGTGGTTTTTCGTCCAAGACGGTTTTCGACTGTACCCCAAATACGCCCCCGTCCCCGCCGCAATGTTCGCGGTCGGCATGGCGCTTGGCGAGCCACGCATCAGTCTCGCACTGATTGCCGTTGGCTCTGCAGTTCTCGTTGCCCTCCTCACGAGAGAAGCGTTCGATACGCGCACGAGCTTCGTTGCCATCGTCGTCCTCCTCGCAAGCCCACTGTTTCTCATCTCCTCGTCGGTGTTCTTGCCGTACGCGCCGACGTTTTTCTTGAATTTGCTGTTCGCCTTCGGTTACGTCCGCGCGATTCGCCGCCGAAGCTACGCCTACGCCGCCCTCGCTGGCGTGGCCATCGGCCTCGCCTTCTTCTCACGGCCGTTTACTGCGATGTTGTTCGCCGCGCCGTTCATCTTCCACGCGATTTCAACCATCGGTGTCTCGCTGCCTGCTGGTGAACCCCTGCTCACCGTCACGTTCAGAAACGCCGTCATCGGCGTCCTCGGCGGCGCTGGCGTGGCGCTCGCGCTTGCCTACAACGCCCACGTCACCGGCTCGCCGTTCATTTTCCCGTTCGAGGCGTTCGCGCCGCTCGACGGCATCGGCTTTGGCCGCAAGGAACTGCTCGGCTACGAGCGCATCTACAGCCCCTCGCTCGCCATCGAAGCCAACGCCCACGTCCTCTGGGAGTTTGCCACGCGCTGGCTCCCCGCCGGTATTCTCGGCACGGCGCTCGTCGCGCTCGGCGTCGGCTCAAGCGTGGGCAGAGACGATATTTCGGTGAATCCGTGGAGTCTCACCGACGGGACGCTTCGCTGGATGCTCGCTGCGCTGTTCGTGAGCATTACGGCTGGCAACGTCTTTTTCTGGGGCAACCTGAACATCCTCGGGCGAATGGACACGCCTACGGACGGCCTCATCGCACAGTTCGGGCCGTTTTATCACTTCGACTTGCTCCTCCCGATTGCCGTCTTCGGGGCGGCAGGCGCACTGTTCATCGCAGACCTCGCCCGCGAAACAGTCCGCTCTCGATTCGATGCGAAGACGGCCCGCGCCGTACTTCTCACCGCGCTCGTCATTTGTGTGCCCGTCGTCGCCTCCGCCGAGATGGCCGTTCTCGCAGACCCCGTCTCGGAGAATCGCGGCTACACCGAACGCTACGAGTCAGCCTACGAACCGTTCGAAACCCAGCAGTTCGACAACGCGCTCGTGTTCGTCGCCACGCCGTACGGCGACTGGCTCAACCACCCGTTCCAGTCGCTGCGAAATCAGCCCCACCTCGACGGAAATGCGGTGTACGCCATCGACAGTGCGCCGGAAGACGACTTCGCGGTCATCGGGCGGTACACAGACCGGAACCTCTACCGCTACACCTTCCGCGGTGACTGGACGGCTGACCCTGAACCGGTGACCCCGGCGATTCAGCCCCTCGCCGTTCGAAACGGCTCTGCACACCGCCTCCAAACTGCTGTGGGCGTGGTGACCGCCGCAGAGTCAGCAACGGTGCGCCTCGAATCCGACGGCGAAGTCGTCCAATACGCCTACGAGGGCGAGTTGAACGGCACGCTCGCACTCAATTGGACGATAACGCCCGAGAACGCAAGCATCCAAAACGAACAGCTCCGGCGGTTCGGTGGGGGCGAAAACAACACGGTCGCCCTCGCCGACACCGACGAGGTCGTGCTCTCGGTGACGTTCGTCCAGCCCGGCGGTTCGACCGTGACCTACCGGCAGGCAGTGTCGATTGCTGCAGACCCGAAAAAGGACTCCGTCAAACTCATTTGGCCGCCCGAAAAGCGCGTCTGTCGCCTGCAGGCAAACTGCGGGTACGAGGGCACGTATCTGCCGGGCGCGGACGACTACATCGCTGGCGTCTCCTTCGAGACGAACGCGACGAGCGCGTGA
- a CDS encoding AMP phosphorylase, with translation MELSAVAVDIGTRSPTVLLNRADAAEMGVRALDRVQLRHADRTSIGIVEVTDGIVARGTLGVTRRLGHISGTVDVTLAPRPDSVSFIRKKLDDIELEHHELRTIIEDIDADRLNDVELAAYVAATYTNGLSLAETLSLTEHMAAVGESLAWDDAVIADKHSIGGVAGNRITPIVVSIVAAAGVKIPKTSSRAITSPAGTADTMEVFCPVEFSLAEIQEIVEQTNGCLVWGGAVNLSPVDDKIIRVETPLAIDPPGQIIASVLSKKKSAGSTHVVIDIPYGEGAKVRDLPDARELAEDFKRVGEHIGLTIECTITAGSAPIGRGIGPVLEARDVLAVLQGNGPEELKLKSLRLAEILLGCCECDESASELLDSGAALTKFREIIGAQGGDPTIESAALVPGQETVEVRADRSGVVTHIDNALVSDLARRAGAPKDVGAGIRLDCAVGDTVTKGRSLFTIYAERGEKLADAQRLLAHSEPVRVRSREEALVERI, from the coding sequence ATGGAACTCTCGGCGGTGGCGGTGGATATCGGGACGCGCTCTCCCACCGTCCTCCTCAATCGGGCTGACGCGGCGGAGATGGGTGTCCGGGCGCTTGATAGGGTACAACTCCGTCACGCAGACCGCACGTCGATTGGCATCGTTGAGGTGACCGACGGCATCGTCGCTCGCGGAACGCTCGGTGTGACGCGCCGTCTTGGCCATATTTCAGGAACTGTTGACGTGACGCTCGCCCCGCGGCCCGATTCAGTCTCGTTCATCCGCAAGAAGTTAGACGACATTGAGCTCGAACACCACGAACTCAGGACAATTATCGAAGATATCGACGCAGACCGACTGAACGACGTAGAACTCGCTGCCTACGTCGCGGCGACGTACACCAACGGGCTCTCGCTCGCAGAGACCCTCTCGCTCACCGAACACATGGCAGCCGTGGGCGAATCGCTCGCGTGGGACGACGCAGTCATCGCGGACAAACACTCGATTGGCGGCGTTGCCGGGAACCGTATCACGCCAATCGTCGTCTCCATCGTCGCCGCCGCGGGCGTGAAAATCCCCAAAACCTCCTCACGGGCGATCACCTCGCCTGCAGGTACAGCGGACACGATGGAGGTGTTCTGCCCGGTCGAATTTTCGCTTGCAGAGATACAGGAGATTGTCGAGCAGACGAACGGCTGTCTCGTCTGGGGCGGGGCAGTGAATCTCTCACCCGTGGACGACAAAATCATCCGCGTTGAGACACCGCTCGCCATCGACCCACCCGGCCAGATTATCGCCTCCGTCCTCTCGAAAAAGAAGAGTGCCGGCTCTACACACGTCGTCATCGACATCCCTTACGGCGAGGGAGCGAAAGTGCGTGACCTTCCGGACGCACGCGAACTCGCAGAGGATTTCAAACGAGTGGGCGAACACATCGGTCTCACCATCGAATGCACCATCACCGCCGGATCTGCACCAATTGGTCGGGGAATCGGCCCTGTGCTCGAAGCCCGCGACGTACTCGCTGTTTTGCAGGGAAACGGCCCTGAAGAACTCAAACTCAAGAGCCTCAGACTCGCAGAAATCCTGCTTGGATGTTGTGAGTGTGACGAGAGTGCGAGCGAGTTACTCGACTCTGGGGCCGCCCTCACAAAATTCCGTGAGATTATCGGCGCACAGGGTGGCGACCCAACTATCGAAAGTGCCGCCCTCGTTCCCGGCCAAGAAACAGTCGAGGTGCGGGCAGACCGCTCCGGCGTCGTGACTCACATCGACAACGCGCTCGTGAGCGACCTTGCACGCCGTGCGGGTGCGCCAAAAGACGTCGGTGCGGGCATCCGCCTCGATTGTGCCGTCGGTGACACGGTGACCAAAGGCCGGTCGCTGTTCACCATCTACGCAGAGCGTGGCGAAAAACTGGCAGACGCGCAGCGACTCCTTGCACACAGCGAACCGGTTCGCGTGCGGAGTCGAGAAGAAGCGTTGGTCGAACGAATTTAA